A part of Microbacterium terregens genomic DNA contains:
- a CDS encoding YhgE/Pip family protein produces MTLHIERARSRRPITWLTLVGVLLLPVLIGGILVAALYNPAERLDSMSAAIVNEDEPVTIDDQYIPLGRQLTAGLVEGSDEIASNLDWSISNSEDAAAGLADGTYQAVVTIPQNFSAAATSTAPGGTPEQATIEVATPPDSKVVDDAITAQVTSAAASIMGQQLSQVYLENVFLGFTTLGDQLGEAADGATQLADGATQAASGATALAGGTAQLSSGASALASGANELGAGLDTIAGGIRSASSGATQLADGVNSGAATIEADGIVPQQLSDLAAQSAGATSGAANLAGGVAASVGALAAQCATVSTDTAFCESLATAAADATAAAQTAGGAAQAAGGTSYALGQFDTAASAQFASQFRTIGSNVGALSGGLEQLAGGTDQSAAGARQLSSGATQLAGGIDEAGTGATSLADGVAQLASGTATLADGLDQASAAVPSYTDADATSLATVVSDPVTTDGVGSSLFGASAVPLLSTLALWFGGLGTFVALQAASRRALTSRSPSGLLALRGLAPAAVLGAVQGLLVAGVVQLAASYDWGQWSMFAALCVIAGIAFAAVNQALVAVFGGAGRWLAALVGVLAVATGVVSTVPGVLADTAALLPTAPAYNGMLAALTDAAGLGAGIAGLLIWSLLAFIATTLAVARRRVANARDLLAASPAPA; encoded by the coding sequence ATGACCCTCCACATCGAACGGGCGCGTTCGCGCCGCCCGATCACCTGGCTGACGCTCGTCGGCGTCCTGCTGCTGCCGGTGCTGATCGGCGGCATCCTCGTCGCCGCCCTGTACAACCCGGCTGAGCGGCTCGACAGCATGAGCGCCGCGATCGTGAACGAGGACGAGCCCGTCACGATCGATGACCAGTACATCCCGCTCGGGCGCCAGCTGACCGCGGGCCTGGTCGAGGGTTCCGACGAGATCGCCAGCAACCTCGACTGGTCGATCTCCAACTCCGAGGACGCGGCCGCGGGCCTCGCCGACGGCACGTACCAGGCGGTGGTGACGATCCCGCAGAACTTCTCGGCGGCCGCGACCTCCACCGCTCCCGGCGGCACCCCCGAGCAGGCCACCATCGAGGTGGCCACGCCCCCCGACTCCAAGGTCGTCGACGACGCCATCACTGCCCAGGTGACCTCGGCCGCGGCATCCATCATGGGCCAGCAGCTGTCGCAGGTGTACCTCGAGAACGTGTTCCTCGGCTTCACGACTCTCGGCGACCAGCTCGGCGAAGCGGCCGACGGGGCCACCCAGCTCGCGGACGGAGCCACCCAGGCGGCGTCCGGCGCCACCGCCCTCGCGGGCGGCACGGCGCAGCTGAGCAGCGGCGCGTCCGCCCTCGCATCCGGCGCGAACGAGCTGGGGGCCGGACTCGACACGATCGCCGGCGGCATCCGCTCGGCGTCATCCGGCGCGACGCAGCTCGCCGACGGGGTGAACTCCGGCGCGGCGACGATCGAAGCCGACGGCATCGTCCCGCAGCAGCTCAGCGACCTGGCCGCCCAGTCGGCGGGCGCCACCTCGGGCGCAGCGAACCTCGCGGGCGGCGTCGCCGCCTCGGTCGGCGCGCTTGCCGCGCAATGCGCGACCGTCAGCACGGACACCGCGTTCTGCGAGAGCCTTGCGACCGCGGCGGCCGATGCGACCGCGGCGGCGCAGACCGCGGGCGGCGCCGCGCAGGCCGCCGGTGGAACGTCGTACGCGCTGGGACAGTTCGACACCGCGGCCAGCGCGCAGTTCGCGTCGCAGTTCCGCACGATCGGGTCCAACGTCGGCGCGCTCTCGGGCGGGCTCGAGCAGCTCGCGGGCGGCACCGACCAGTCGGCTGCGGGGGCACGGCAACTGAGCTCGGGTGCGACGCAGCTCGCGGGAGGCATCGACGAGGCAGGGACGGGAGCGACCTCGCTCGCGGATGGCGTCGCCCAGCTGGCCAGCGGGACGGCGACCCTCGCGGATGGCCTGGATCAGGCATCCGCCGCCGTTCCCTCGTACACCGACGCGGATGCGACCAGCCTCGCGACGGTCGTCTCGGATCCAGTGACGACCGATGGCGTCGGCTCGTCGCTGTTCGGCGCGTCGGCGGTGCCTCTGCTGTCGACACTCGCGCTCTGGTTCGGCGGCCTCGGCACGTTCGTGGCCCTGCAGGCGGCATCGCGACGCGCTCTCACCTCGCGGTCGCCGTCCGGCCTGCTCGCGCTGCGCGGGCTCGCGCCGGCCGCGGTGCTCGGTGCCGTGCAGGGACTCCTCGTCGCGGGCGTCGTGCAACTGGCGGCGTCGTATGACTGGGGACAGTGGTCGATGTTCGCCGCGCTCTGCGTGATCGCCGGCATCGCCTTCGCCGCGGTCAACCAGGCTCTGGTCGCCGTGTTCGGTGGCGCAGGGCGGTGGCTGGCCGCCCTCGTCGGCGTGCTGGCGGTCGCGACCGGAGTGGTCTCGACGGTGCCGGGCGTACTGGCGGATACCGCAGCACTGCTGCCGACCGCCCCGGCGTACAACGGGATGCTGGCCGCATTGACGGATGCCGCGGGCCTCGGCGCCGGCATCGCGGGGCTTCTGATCTGGTCACTGCTCGCGTTCATCGCGACGACCCTCGCCGTGGCGCGGCGACGCGTGGCGAACGCGCGAGACCTGCTCGCGGCATCCCCCGCCCCCGCGTAG
- the ccsB gene encoding c-type cytochrome biogenesis protein CcsB, with translation MPGTPLSLDTVSVLLVWTAIAIYALAFITYAVDLARRGASAVDAQDEATRERELVSVGASAAASVAAPAGRAAGARMRDQERAAERAFTARPSQRPRLIWARIGTALTVLGFLFHVAGDVTRGIAASRVPWSNMYEFALTGTMLIVAVYLVSLLRYDLRFLGSFITGMVVLLLGGAALAFYVEISPLMDPLKSIWLVIHVFVASLATALFALAFGLSVLQLMQARRERKIGMADAATGDAAVPKTGPRFLRTLPGSDALESIAYRFAIIGFIFWTFTLIAGSIWANDAWGRYWGFDTKEVWTFVIWVLYAGYIHARATRGWRGSRSAWLSIIGFAAVMFNFTIVNMFFKGLHAYSGLS, from the coding sequence ATGCCTGGCACACCCCTCTCGCTCGACACGGTCTCCGTGCTGCTCGTGTGGACCGCGATCGCGATCTACGCGCTCGCGTTCATCACTTATGCCGTCGACCTGGCGCGCCGCGGCGCGAGCGCCGTCGACGCGCAGGACGAGGCGACCCGCGAGCGCGAGCTCGTGTCCGTCGGGGCATCGGCCGCGGCATCCGTCGCCGCACCCGCCGGCCGGGCAGCCGGTGCACGGATGCGCGATCAGGAACGTGCCGCGGAGCGGGCGTTCACCGCGCGTCCGAGCCAGCGCCCGCGGCTGATCTGGGCGCGCATCGGCACTGCGCTGACGGTGCTCGGCTTCCTCTTCCACGTCGCCGGAGACGTCACCCGCGGCATCGCGGCATCGCGCGTTCCGTGGTCGAACATGTACGAGTTCGCCCTGACGGGCACCATGCTCATCGTCGCGGTGTACCTCGTCTCGCTCCTGCGCTACGACCTGCGGTTCCTCGGCTCGTTCATCACCGGCATGGTGGTGCTGTTGCTGGGCGGCGCGGCGCTGGCGTTCTATGTCGAGATCTCGCCGCTGATGGACCCGCTCAAGAGCATCTGGCTGGTGATCCACGTCTTCGTGGCCTCGCTGGCGACGGCGCTGTTCGCGCTGGCCTTCGGGCTCTCGGTGCTGCAGCTGATGCAGGCGCGTCGCGAGCGCAAGATCGGCATGGCGGATGCCGCGACCGGCGACGCCGCCGTACCGAAGACGGGGCCGCGGTTCCTTCGCACGCTGCCCGGCAGCGACGCCCTCGAGTCGATCGCGTACCGGTTCGCGATCATCGGCTTCATCTTCTGGACCTTCACGCTCATCGCCGGGTCGATCTGGGCCAACGACGCCTGGGGTCGGTACTGGGGCTTCGACACGAAGGAAGTGTGGACCTTCGTCATCTGGGTGCTCTACGCCGGATACATCCACGCCCGCGCGACGCGCGGCTGGCGCGGGTCGCGGTCGGCGTGGCTGTCGATCATCGGCTTCGCCGCCGTGATGTTCAACTTCACGATCGTGAACATGTTCTTCAAGGGCCTGCACGCGTACTCCGGCCTGAGCTGA